The following are from one region of the Corylus avellana chromosome ca1, CavTom2PMs-1.0 genome:
- the LOC132189063 gene encoding scarecrow-like protein 22, with protein sequence MKAMPLPFEEFQGKGVLDFSTASSDSLPQHHQHRQHHHHHHQHQHQHQQKWHINKENCYVGTEPTSVLDTRRSPSPPTSTSTLSSSLGHGGGGGGGSTDTTTTNNNNNTTGVAAAAAASATAASASASVENPPHHAGVDIGEKCGLRMEDWEGVLSESPPGHEQSILRLIMGDIEDPSMGFNNIEFNAGFGIVDQATSFGLEPISAANSVPNIDPSLPLPSPDFPFGNARFGSVSTPNPHTNHLFSVPASNLLPGVFHQQQLQAMEAVDEKPQIFNPQMIINQNQAQYAQNPAMFMPLTYAQLQEHQLLSPPPAKRLNPGGIGSNYPVPPSGPDIIFRRQPSQMLPQQQRPMMAAAKQKMASDELASQQQQQQQHLLQQAIVDQILKAAELIETGNSILAQGILARLNHQLSPIGKPFQRAAFYFKEALQFLLHMNTTGNPLPLSPQPPPPISLILKIGAYKSFSEVSPVLQFANFTCNQALLEAFEGCDRVHIIDFDIGFGGQWASFMQELALRNGGAPALKITAFASPSTHDELELGFTLENLKHFASDINIAFEFEIVNIEHLNSSPWPLPLRFSETEAIAVNLSIVSLWNYPVSLPSVLRFIKQLSPKIVLSLDRVCDRTDAPFPHHIIHAIQSYSGLLESLDAVNVNPDALQKIEKFLLQPGIEKIVLGRYRLLDRTPPWKNVFLSSGFSPLTFSNFTESQAECLVQRTPVRGFHIEKKQSSLVLCWQRKELVSASAWRC encoded by the coding sequence ATGAAGGCCATGCCCCTGCCCTTTGAGGAGTTTCAAGGGAAGGGGGTGTTAGATTTCTCTACTGCTTCTTCAGATTCACTGCCCCAGCACCACCAGCACCgtcagcatcatcatcatcatcatcaacatcagCATCAGCATCAACAAAAGTGGCACATCAACAAAGAAAATTGCTATGTGGGCACTGAGCCCACCTCAGTTCTTGACACTAGAAGAAGCCCAAGCCCTCCCACTTCAACATCCACCCTGTCTTCCTCTCTCGGCcacggcggcggcggcggcggcggctcCACTGACACCACCAccacaaacaacaacaacaacacaacCGGcgtggcggcggcggcggcagCGTCAGCAACAGCAGCCTCAGCCTCAGCCTCCGTCGAGAACCCGCCCCACCACGCCGGCGTCGACATAGGTGAAAAATGTGGGCTGAGAATGGAGGATTGGGAGGGCGTGTTGTCTGAGTCCCCACCTGGCCACGAGCAGTCCATTCTCCGGCTGATTATGGGGGATATTGAGGACCCATCTATGGGATTCAACAACATTGAATTCAACGCTGGTTTCGGCATCGTAGACCAAGCTACTAGCTTCGGTCTCGAACCCATTTCCGCAGCAAATTCCGTTCCCAACATTGATCCTTCTTTACCTCTGCCCTCTCCCGATTTTCCCTTCGGCAATGCAAGGTTTGGTTCGGTTTCCACTCCCAACCCGCACACCAACCATTTGTTCTCCGTTCCAGCAAGCAATCTTTTACCGGGCGTATTCCATCAACAACAGCTGCAAGCAATGGAAGCCGTGGATGAGAAGCCACAGATTTTCAATCCCCAGATGATAATCAATCAGAATCAAGCTCAGTATGCTCAAAACCCGGCTATGTTTATGCCTTTGACGTATGCCCAGTTGCAAGAGCACCAACTTCTTTCACCGCCGCCGGCGAAAAGGCTCAATCCCGGCGGTATTGGTTCAAACTATCCGGTCCCACCATCTGGGCCAGACATAATTTTTCGGCGACAACCGAGTCAGATGCTTCCTCAGCAACAGAGGCCAATGATGGCGGCGGCGAAGCAGAAGATGGCGAGCGATGAATTGGCGAGCcagcaacagcagcagcagcagcaccTTCTTCAGCAGGCCATAGTTGACCAGATACTAAAGGCAGCAGAGCTGATCGAAACAGGGAATTCGATACTCGCGCAAGGGATATTGGCGCGGCTCAATCACCAGCTCTCTCCAATCGGTAAGCCTTTCCAAAGGGCTGCTTTCTATTTCAAGGAGGCCTTGCAATTTCTCCTCCATATGAACACCACTGGTAATCCTTTGCCTTTGTCACCACAACCACCACCGCCTATTAGTCTCATATTGAAGATTGGTGCTTACAAGTCTTTTTCCGAGGTCTCCCCTGTTCTTCAGTTTGCCAATTTTACTTGTAACCAAGCCCTTCTTGAGGCCTTTGAAGGCTGTGATAGAGTTCACATTATAGACTTTGATATTGGTTTTGGTGGGCAATGGGCCTCTTTTATGCAGGAGCTCGCCTTGAGAAATGGCGGTGCTCCTGCTCTTAAAATCACTGCATTTGCATCCCCATCCACACACGATGAACTCGAGCTCGGTTTCACTCTAGAAAATCTGAAACATTTTGCTTCTGATATTAACATTGCATTTGAGTTCGAAATTGTGAACATTGAACACTTGAACTCCAGTCCTTGGCCACTACCACTTCGTTTCTCGGAGACTGAAGCAATTGCTGTGAATTTGTCAATTGTTTCCTTATGGAATTACCCTGTATCCCTTCCTTCGGTCCTCCGTTTTATAAAGCAGCTCTCCCCCAAAATTGTTCTCTCTTTGGATAGAGTCTGTGATCGAACCGATGCCCCATTTCCCCACCACATTATTCATGCCATTCAATCTTATTCGGGCCTGCTCGAATCACTGGATGCTGTTAATGTGAACCCTGATGCCCTGCAAAAGATAGAGAAGTTTTTGCTGCAGCCGGGCATTGAGAAAATTGTGCTGGGCCGCTACCGTCTGCTTGATCGAACGCCTCCGTGGAAGAATGTATTTTTGTCATCTGGGTTCTCCCCCTTGACATTCAGTAACTTTACCGAGTCGCAAGCTGAGTGTCTGGTGCAGAGGACTCCGGTTCGGGGGTTCCACATCGAGAAGAAACAGTCTTCGCTTGTTCTCTGCTGGCAGCGGAAGGAGCTCGTCTCGGCTTCAGCTTGGAGGTGCTGA
- the LOC132190665 gene encoding probable small nuclear ribonucleoprotein F — translation MSIPVNPKPFLNNLTGKPVIVKLKWGMEYKGFLASMDSYMNLQLANTEEYIDGQFTGNLGEILIRCNNVLYLRGVPEDEEIEDADRDQD, via the exons ATG TCCATCCCAGTTAACCCAAAACCTTTCTTGAACAATTTGACTGGGAAGCCTGTCATTGTGAAACTCAAGTGGGGAATGGAGTACAAAG GTTTTCTAGCCTCAATGGATTCATACATGAACTTGCAG CTAGCTAACACTGAAGAATACATTGATGGGCAATTCACTGGAAATTTGGGAGAGATTTTGATCAG ATGCAACAATGTTCTCTATCTTCGTGGGGTACCGGAGGATGAAGAAATTGAAGACGCTGATCGTGATCAAGACTAA